A stretch of DNA from Arthrobacter globiformis:
GGGCCGCCTCGACGGCGCGGTCGACGTCTTTCTCGTTGGCTTCGGGGACCTGCCCGACGGGTTCCTCCGTCGATGGGTTGACGGGCTGAATCACGTTGTTGGTTGAGGGGTCGACCCATTCCCCGCCAATGTACAGCTGGGTTTGAGTGGTCGTTTCGTCAGTGACGATCATGGTATTTCTCCTCATCGTGGTGCTAAGTGGTGGGTTGACGGAAGCTGCAGGTGTGCGGTTCAGCCTTGGGAGGGTGGGGTGCGGACGCAGAGGCCGTCGTGTTCGGCGCCGAGCAGGAGCTGGCAGGAAAGGCGGGATGTCGGCCGGGCTTCGTCCAGGAATTCGATGAGGGCTTCCTCCTCCGGTGCCGGTTCTTCGAAGGTGTTGTGCCAGGGTGCGTCGACGTATACGTGGCAGGTGGCGCAGGAGCAGCCGCCGCCGCATTCGGCGACGATGCCGTCGATGCCGCGCAGCGTTGCGACTTCCATGAGGCTCATGCCGGGTTCGACTTCAACGGGCTGTTCTTTTCCGTCAGCGGTGACGTAGGTGATCTTGATCATGGGGTTTCCTCGGTGGATCAGGCGGGAACGAGGTCCCGCAGGGGAATGGAAAGATCGGGGAGGAGATCGATGGAGGGGGAGGCGCCGGAAGCGATCCATTTCTTTCCTGCCATGAAATCTCCGGGTGCGTTGACTGCCTCCACCGCGAGTAGCCGATCGGCGTCGTCCAGGTGGTAGATTGCGAACGAGGCCGAGGAAGGGTTGCCGCGCACTATCGTGCGGGATGACCCGGCGAGCAGCCCGGCGATCTTGAGGCTGACGTCGTACTGATCTGACCAGAACCAGGGCACCTCCGCGCGGGGTTCAGCCCGGCCGGTGATGGCCGCCGCGGCCTGCTTGGCCTGCTCCGTGGCATTCGGTATGCTCTCCAACCTGATCCGCCCCGGGTAGCCCGGCACCTCCCGGCGAGTTACGTCCCCCACGGCGTAGACACCCGGCAGGCTCGAGCGGGCCGACGCGTCGACGACGACACCGCCGTCGCACTCCGCTCCAAGTTGCCGCAGCAACTCGTCCCGGGGCTCGGCTCCGACTCCGATGACGATGGCGTCGCAGGGCAGCCGTCTCCCGTCTTCGAGAATGACAGCCTCGACTGCACCGTCCTCGCCGGCCACCACCTCTTTCAGTGCCG
This window harbors:
- a CDS encoding 2Fe-2S iron-sulfur cluster-binding protein, with amino-acid sequence MIKITYVTADGKEQPVEVEPGMSLMEVATLRGIDGIVAECGGGCSCATCHVYVDAPWHNTFEEPAPEEEALIEFLDEARPTSRLSCQLLLGAEHDGLCVRTPPSQG